The Herbiconiux sp. SALV-R1 nucleotide sequence AGCCGCTGCCGCCGCTGCGCCCGCCCGCAAGGCGGGTTTCTGATGAGCGGCGACGTCGCGAACCGGGCGGCAGAGGCCGGCGCCCTCTGGGGCGGTCGCTTCGCCGGGGGCCCGGCGGCCGAACTCACCGAGCTGAGCCGCTCGACGCACTTCGACTGGCAGCTGGCGCAGTACGACATCGAAGGCTCGCGCGCCCACGCCAAGGCCCTCGGCCGTGCGGGCTACCTCGACTCGGCCGAGCTGACCGGCATGCTCGAGGCGCTCGACTCGCTCGCCGCGGCCGTCGACGACGGCTCGTTCCGGCCCGACGCCGGAGACGAAGACGTGCACTCGGCGCTCGAGCGCGGACTCATCGAGATCGCGGGGGCCGAGCTCGGCGGCAAGCTGCGCGCCGGCCGCAGCCGCAACGACCAGATCGCCACGCTCATCCGGATGCTGCTCCGCGACCACGCGGCGACGCTCAGGGGGTTGCTGGTCGACCTCATCGACGCCACGGCCGCGCAGGCCGACTCCACCTTCGGCGCCATCCTCCCCGGCCGCACGCATCTGCAGCACGCGCAGCCCGTGCTGCTCGCCCACCAGCTGCTGGCCCACTGCTGGCCGCTGGTGCGCGACATCGAGCGGCTGCGCGACTGGGATGCGCGCGCCGACGCCTCGCCCTACGGTTCCGGTGCGCTCGCCGGCAACACGCTCGGCCTCGACGCCGAGCTGGTGGCGCACGACCTCGGCTTCGCCCGCGGTGTCGAGAACTCCATCGACGGGACGGCGTCGCGTGACCTGGTCGCCGAGTTCGCCTTCGTCACGGCCCAGATCGGCATCGACCTCTCCCGCTTCGCGGAGGAGATCATCATCTGGAACACCAAGGAGTTCGGCTTCGTCACCCTCTCCGACTCCTACTCGACGGGGTCGTCGATCATGCCGCAGAAGAAGAACCCCGACATCGCCGAGCTCGCGCGCGGCAAGTCGGGGCGCCTCATCGGCAACCTCACCGGTCTGCTCGCCACCCTCAAGGGCCTGCCGCTGGCCTACAACCGCGATCTCCAAGAAGACAAAGAGCCGGTCTTCGACTCGATCAAGACGCTCGAGGTGCTGCTGCCGGCGTTCACCGGCATGGTGGCGACGCTCACCTTCCACACCGAGCGCATGGCCGAGCTCGCGCCGCAGGGGTTCTCGCTGGCGACGGATGTGGCGGAATGGCTCGTGAAACAGCACGTCACCTTCCGCGACGCCCACGAGATCACCGGCGAACTCGTGCGCTTCGCCGAGGAGAACGGGCTCGAGCTCGACGAGCTGAGCGACGAGCAGTACGAGGCGATCTCACCGCACCTGAAGCCCGAGGTGCGCAGCGTGCTCACCATCGAGGGATCCGTCGCGAGCCGTGACGGCTCCGGAGGAACCGCGGGTGTTCGTGTGCGCGAGCAGCTCGCCGCGCTCACCGAGCGGGTTCGTGCGCTGGTGGCGGCAGGCACCGCAGTGGGCGGCGGTGCGCGATGACGAACGGTGACGGCGGTTCGAAGAACGGTAAACCCGAGCGCGATCCCGGCGACCCCGGGTTCTGGCGCCGCCCGCTCTCGGGTCGCGTGGTGTGGATCCTCATCGCGGCGGCCGCGCTGGTGATCGTCGCGGCGATCGTGGTGAGCACGTCGCTCGGTGTGAAGCTGTTCTGAGCCCCTGCCCGCCCGCATGATCGACTTCTCGGCCGGCGCGCTCGAGGTGGCGCCGCTCCTGCTCGACGCGGTGCTCACCCACGAGTCGCCGGCCGGCCCGGTCTCGGTGCGCATCTCCGAGGTGGAGGCCTACCTCGGGGAGGGGGTCGACCCGGGCTCGCACGCCTTTCGAGGTAGAACCCCTCGGGTCGCCTCGATGTACGGGGCGCCCGGGCACCTGTACACGTACTTCACCTACGGCATGCACGTCTGCGCGAACGTCGTGTGCTCACCGGATGGTGAAGCGTCGGCCGTGCTGTTGCGCGGGGGAGAGGTGATCGACGGCGTCGAGCTCGCCCGCACCCGCAGGCCGACGGCGAAGTCGGATCGCGATCTGGCGCGGGGGCCGGCCAACCTCGTGCGTGCGCTCGGCATCGCGTTGGGCGATGACGGTGCCCCGCTGCACGAAGCGCCGTTCCAGCTCGTCGTTCCCGAGACGCCCGTGGGGGCGCGTCTCGTGGGGCGCACCCTTCGCACGGGCGTGAGCGGAGACGGCGGGCGGCTCCCGTTCGACTGGCGCTTCCATCTGCTGGGCGACCCCACCGTCTCGGTCTACAAGCGGCACCCGAAGGCGTGACGACGCGGATGCGCGGCGCGACACGCCCGGGATGCACGGTGATTTGCGGGGTCTCGAAATCTCCGCGTAATGTAATCCCTCGTCACCCCACAGGTGCGGAAAAAGCGGAAGAGCTTGCCGGCCTCAAGTGGAGACCACCACTCCTAGAAATATCCTGAATCGGCCTGTCGTTCAGACACCGTTCACCGTTATGCTAGGTTGGAGAAGTTGCCCGGTGGGCAGTCTGCGCGAGCAGATGCAACCGGTGCGTCCGATCCTTGAGAACTCAACAGCGTGCACAATGTCAAATGCCAAATACCCTGTCGGTTGACTTCGGTTGACTACAGGATTCCTTTGGAAAACATTTAGAACAACAAAGCAAGTCAGTAATGATTTGTTCTGTCAGTTTCAAACTTGCAGCATGGTTTCAGCCTATTCCGGTTGGTCGTGTTGTGCGTATTCATTTTACGGAGAGTTTGATCCTGGCTCAGGACGAACGCTGGCGGCGTGCTTAACACATGCAAGTCGAACGGTGAAGCAGGAGCTTGCTCTTGTGGATCAGTGGCGAACGGGTGAGTAACACGTGAGTAACCTGCCCTTGACTCTGGGATAAGCGTTGGAAACGACGTCTAATACTGGATATGAACTGAGATCGCATGGTCATCAGTTGGAAAGATTTTTTGGTCAAGGATGGACTCGCGGCCTATCAGCTTGTTGGTGAGGTAATGGCTCACCAAGGCGACGACGGGTAGCCGGCCTGAGAGGGTGACCGGCCACACTGGGACTGAGACACGGCCCAGACTCCTACGGGAGGCAGCAGTGGGGAATATTGCACAATGGGCGCAAGCCTGATGCAGCAACGCCGCGTGAGGGATGACGGCCTTCGGGTTGTAAACCTCTTTTAGTAGGGAAGAAGCGAAAGTGACGGTACCTGCAGAAAAAGCACCGGCTAACTACGTGCCAGCAGCCGCGGTAATACGTAGGGTGCAAGCGTTGTCCGGAATTATTGGGCGTAAAGAGCTCGTAGGCGGTTTGTCGCGTCTGCTGTGAAAACTGGAGGCTCAACCTCCAGCCTGCAGTGGGTACGGGCAGACTAGAGTGCGGTAGGGGAGATTGGAATTCCTGGTGTAGCGGTGGAATGCGCAGATATCAGGAGGAACACCGATGGCGAAGGCAGATCTCTGGGCCGTAACTGACGCTGAGGAGCGAAAGCGTGGGGAGCGAACAGGATTAGATACCCTGGTAGTCCACGCCGTAAACGTTGGGAACTAGATGTGGGGGCCATTCCACGGTCTCCGTGTCGCAGCTAACGCATTAAGTTCCCCGCCTGGGGAGTACGGCCGCAAGGCTAAAACTCAAAGGAATTGACGGGGGCCCGCACAAGCGGCGGAGCATGCGGATTAATTCGATGCAACGCGAAGAACCTTACCAAGGCTTGACATACACGAGAACGGGCCAGAAATGGTCAACTCTTTGGACACTCGTGAACAGGTGGTGCATGGTTGTCGTCAGCTCGTGTCGTGAGATGTTGGGTTAAGTCCCGCAACGAGCGCAACCCTCGTTCTATGTTGCCAGCACGTGATGGTGGGAACTCATAGGAGACTGCCGGGGTCAACTCGGAGGAAGGTGGGGATGACGTCAAATCATCATGCCCCTTATGTCTTGGGCTTCACGCATGCTACAATGGCCGGTACAAAGGGCTGCGATACCGTAAGGTGGAGCGAATCCCAAAAAGCCGGTCTCAGTTCGGATTGAGGTCTGCAACTCGACCTCATGAAGTCGGAGTCGCTAGTAATCGTGAATCAGCAACGTCACGGTGAATACGTTCCCGGGCCTTGTACACACCGCCCGTCAAGTCATGAAAGTCGGTAACACCCGAAGCCGGTGGCCTAACCCTTGTGGAGGGAGCCGTCGAAGGTGGGATCGGTGATTAGGACTAAGTCGTAACAAGGTAGCCGTACCGGAAGGTGCGGCTGGATCACCTCCTTTCTAAGGAGCATCTACCGTCTCTTCGGAGTCGGTCAGAGGCCAGATCGAGACGAATGTTCTCGCTGGTAGCTCATGGGTGGAACATTGACATTGATGCAGCAGGAACGGTGATTGTTCTAGTACGGCTCTTCGGAGTCAGGAACGGGCGAGATTCGGGGTGGTTGCATATGCACGCTGTTGGGTCCTGAGGGACCGGAACGAATGCTCTTCGGAGTGTTTGGACTGAACCTCTGGACCCTTTGTTGGTTTCCCGGTTGGGGAGCTGCGGAGGGTATCGCCCGTACTTTGAGAACTACACAGTGGACGCGAGCATCTTAGATTCAGGCACTTTGTGTCTGGATCACAAAGATCGACAGAACACCTTTCGGGGTGTTTGTAGATCATTGGTCAATCTGCTCACCCTTTGGGGTGGGCCGATCGATTCAACTCATGTGATTTCAAGTTTCTAAGAGCAAACGGTGGATGCCTTGGCATCTGGAGCCGAAGAAGGACGTATAAATCTGCGATAAGCCTCGGGGAGCTGATAATAGAGCCTCGATCCGAGGATTTCCGAATGGGGAAACCCCGCCGGGCCCTTTGGGTGACCCGGTGACTCCCGCCTGAATATATAGGGCGGGTAGAGGGAACGTGGGGAAGTGAAACATCTCAGTACCCACAGGAAGAGAAAACAACAGTGATTCCGTGAGTAGTGGCGAGCGAAACCGGAAGAGGCTAAACCGATCATGTGTGAGAGCCGGCAGGCGTTGCATGGTCGGGGTTGTGGGACTTTTCTGCTGTTACTGCCGTACAGCGAACGTTACAGCGCATTATAGGCGAACGGCATTGAAAGGCCGGTCATAGAGGGTGCCAACCCCGTAGCCGAAATGGTGCAATGGCGTGAAGAGTATCCCAAGTAGCACGGGGCCCGAGAAATCCCGTGTGAATCTGTCAGGACCACCTGATAAGCCTAAATACTCCCAGATGACCGATAGCGGACAAGTACCGTGAGGGAAAGGTGAAAAGTACCCCGGGAGGGGAGTGAAATAGTACCTGAAACCGTTTGCTTACAAACCGTTGGAGCACCCGTGTTGGTGTGACAGCGTGCCTTTTGAAGAATGAGCCTGCGAGTTAGTGATCAGTGGCGAGGTTAACCCGTGTGGGGTAGCCGTAGCGAAAGCGAGTCTTAAGAGGGCGAATGAGTCGCTGGTTCTAGACCCGAAGCGAAGTGATCTATCCATGGCCAGGTTGAAGCGACGGTAAGACGTCGTGGAGGACCGAACCCACTTCAGTTGAAAATGGAGGGGATGAGCTGTGGATAGGGGTGAAAGGCCAATCAAACTTCGTGATAGCTGGTTCTCTCCGAAATGCATTTAGGTGCAGCGTTGCGTGTTTCTTGCCGGAGGTAGAGCTACTGGATAGCCGATGGGCCCCAAAAGGTTACTGACGTTAGCCAAACTCCGAATGCCGGTAAGTGAGAGCGCAGCAGTGAGACGGTGGGGGATAAGCTTCATCGTCGAGAGGGAAACAACCCAGACCACCGAATAAGGTCCCTAAGCGCGTGCTAAGTGGGAAAGGATGTGGAGTTGCACAGACAACCAGGAGGTTGGCTTAGAAGCAGCCACCCTTGAAAGAGTGCGTAATAGCTCACTGGTCAAGTGATTCCGCGCCGACAATGTAACGGGGCTCAAGCACGCCACCGAATTCGTGGCATTCGCACTAGTGACAGGCCTTCGTGGTCCAGTCGTGTGGATGGGTAGGAGAGCGTCGTGTGGGCAGTGAAGCGGCGGTGGAAACCAGCCGTGGAGGCCACACGAGTGAGAATGCAGGCATGAGTAGCGAAAGACGGGTGAGAAACCCGTCCTCCGAAAGACCAAGGGTTCCAGGGCCAGGTTAATCCGCCCTGGGTAAGTCGGGACCTAAGGCGAGGCCGACAGGCGTAGTCGATGGACAACGGGTTGATATTCCCGTACTGACGAAAAACCGCCCAAGCCAATCCAGTAGTGCTAAGAGTCCTAACCCGGACAGATGGATCCCTTCGGGGTGAAGCGGTCCGGTCTAACGCTCGAACCCGTCTGGTGCGGTTAGCGTATTAACAGGTGTGACGCAGGAAGGTAGCTGAGCCGGGCGATGGTTGTCCCGGTCTAAGAATGTAGGCCGAGAGATAGGCAAATCCGTCTCTCATACAGGCTGAGACTCGATGGGTAGTCCTCACGGACGAAATCAGTGATCCTATGCTGCCAAGAAAAGCATCGACGCGAGGTTTCAGTCACCCGTACCCCAAACCGACTCAGGTGGTCAGGTAGAGAATACCAAGGAGATCGAGAGAATCGTGGTTAAGGAACTCGGCAAAATGCCCCCGTAACTTCGGGAGAAGGGGGGCCGGACGCGTGAACGGACTTGCTCCGGGAGCGTTGAAGGCCGCAGAGACCAGTGGGAAGCGACTGTTTACTAAAAACACAGGTCCGTGCCAAGTCGCAAGACGATGTATACGGACTGACGCCTGCCCGGTGCTGGAAGGTTAAGAGGAACGGTTAGCCGCAAGGCGAAGCTGAGAATTTAAGCCCCAGTAAACGGCGGTGGTAACTATAACCATCCTAAGGTAGCGAAATTCCTTGTCGGGTAAGTTCCGACCTGCACGAATGGCGTAACGACTTCCCAGCTGTCTCAACCGCGAACTCGGCGAAATTGCACTACGAGTAAAGATGCTCGTTACGCGCAGCAGGACGGAAAGACCCCGTGACCTTTACTACAGCTTGGTATTGGTGTTCGGTGTGGCTTGTGTAGGATAGGTGGGAGACGGTGAAGCTCGGACGCTAGTTCGGGTGGAGTCATTGTTGAAATACCACTCTGGTCACTCTGGATATCTAACTACGGACCCTGATCGGGTCCTGGGACAGTGCCTGGTGGGTAGTTTAACTGGGGCGGTTGCCTCCTAAAGAGTAACGGAGGCGCCCAAAGGTTCCCTCAATCTGGTTGGCAATCAGATGGCGAGTGTAAGTGCACAAGGGAGCTTGACTGTGAGACTGACAAGTCGAGCAGGGACGAAAGTCGGGACTAGTGATCCGGCAGTGGCTTGTGGAAGCGCTGTCGCTCAACGGATAAAAGGTACCTCGGGGATAACAGGCTGATCTTGCCCAAGAGTCCATATCGACGGCATGGTTTGGCACCTCGATGTCGGCTCGTCGCATCCTGGGGCTGGAGTAGGTCCCAAGGGTTGGGCTGTTCGCCCATTAAAGCGGTACGCGAGCTGGGTTTAGAACGTCGTGAGACAGTTCGGTCCCTATCCGCTGCGCGCGTAGGAAATTTGAAAGGATCTGACCCTAGTACGAGAGGACCGGGTTGGACGAACCTCTGGTGTGTCAGTTGTTCCGCCAGGAGCACCGCTGATTAGCTACGTTCGGGATGGATAACCGCTGAAAGCATCTAAGCGGGAAGCCGGCCTTGAGATGAGATTTCCATACCCTTACGGGTGAGAGGCTCCCAGCTAGACTACTGGGTTGATAGGCAGGATGTGGAAGCGAGGACGAAAGACTCGTGGAGCTGACCTGTACTAATAAGCCGATAACTTGATAATCACTACTCACATGCATGTTGTAAGGCTGGCATGTGGGGCCTGATGCTCGCGTCTACTTTGTGGTTCCCGATGTACGGTCGAGAACCCAACACCAACACACACCGTGTTGGACTGTTGAAACCTATACATCAATAGTGTTTCGGCGGCCATAGCGAGAGGGAAACGCCCGGTCACATTCCGAACCCGGAAGCTAAGACTCTCAGCGCCGATGGTACTGCAAGGGGGACCTTGTGGGAGAGTAGGACACCGCCGGACTTCTTTGTAAGATGGCCACCCGATTTCTCGGGTGGCCATTTTGCGTTAAGTCCGAGAAGCTAGCAGGCTGCCGAATGAGATCTTGAGGAGTTCTGTCGTGACTGATGCCGATGATGAGAAGCGTCGTTCTGAGCGAGGTGACCGTCGGGCCTCCCAGCCCTCGCGACCTCACGGGAATCGACCCGCGCGATCGAACTCCGACAAGCGCCCCTTCACGCCGCGCCGCGACGCGAGCTCCCGCCCCGATCAGGGTTCGGGCGGTCGCCGCGATGAGGGCCAGGGCCGCGGCTCTCGCCCGCAGCGCGACGGCTACGCGCCTCGTGAGGGTCGCCCTTCCCGCGACGGTCGCCCGCAGCGCGACGGGTACACGCCTCGTGAGGGGCGCCCTTCGCGGGACGGACGGCCCCAGCGTGATGGACGGCCGCAGCGCGACGATCGGCCCCAGCGTGATGGACGGCCGCAGCGCGACGATCGGTCGCGCGGCGAGGGTCGCGGAGGGTCGGGGGAGCGGAGGCTCTGGACGAAGGACGGGAAGCCGGCTCGTGGTGACCGGGATGCGTCGCGGTTCGAGCGGCCGCAGCTGACCGAAGAGGAGCTGCGGGCCCGTGAGCTGCGCATGGTGCGCAATCGTCATGACGATCCGCTGATCCCCGACGACGTGACTCCGCGTGACCTCGACAAGGTGGCACGCAACGAGCTCAAGACGCTCAACAAGGAGAACGCCGAAGACGTCGCTCGTCACCTCGTGATGGCGGGCCGACTCATCGAGTCCGACCCCGAGGCTGCGCACCAGCACGCCATCTCGGCCTCGCGCCGGGCCGGCCGCATCGGAGTGGTGCGCGAGACGCTCGCCATCACGGCCTACGCGACCGGCGACTACGCTCTTGCCCTCCGCGAGCTCCGCACCTACCGGCGCATCTCGGGCTCCAACGAGCAGCTCGCCCTCATGATCGACAGCGAGCGCGGCATGGGTCGCCCCGAGCGTGGCCTCGAGGAGGGGCGGGCGATCGATCGCTCGACCCTGTCGGTGCCGGCTCAGGTCGCCGTCGCCATCGCTATGTCGGGCGCCCGTCTCGACCTCGGGCAGACCGAGGCCGCGCTCACCGAGCTCGAGATTCCGCAGCTGAGGCCCGACGTGGCCTTCTCGTACAGCGCGGAGCTGTTCGACGCCTACGCCGAGGTGCTCGAAGAACTCGGACGTGAGGAGGAGTCGGCGGCCTGGCGCACACGCGCCCGCATTGCCGACGAGGCAGTGAACGGTGGCGACGACGACGTCATCGAGGTGTTCGACGAGGAAGAGGACAATGGGGCTGTTCACGAAGAAGACTGACGGGCAGAATCCGACGCCGCTCGAGGGCGTCGACGCCGTGCTCGCCGATCTCGACGGAGTCGTCTACCAGGGCCCCGACCCCATTCCGCACGCGGTCGACTCGCTGCTCCGGGTGAGCTCGGAGGGCCTGCGCGTCGGATACATCACCAACAACGCCTCACGCACGGATTCGCAGGTCGCCGAGCACCTGTCGAGCTTCGGTCTGCAGGTGGCCCCGCACGACGTCGTCACCTCGCCCCAGGCGGCGATGCGACTCATGGCGACCCTCATCGACCCGGGCGCGACCGTGCTCGTGGTGGGTGGTGTCGGTCTCGTCTCCGAGGTGGAGAAGGCCGGGTTCGTCGTCACCCGCTCGGTCGACGACCGACCTGCCGCCGTCGTGCAGGGCTTCGCGCCCGAGGTGGGGTGGACGCAGCTCGCCGAGGCGAGCTTCGCCCTCCACGACCCCGCCGTGCACTGGGTCGCCACCAACACCGACTGGACCATCCCCGTCGCTCGCGGCATCGCCCCCGGCAACGGCACCCTCGTGTCGGCCGTGCACACCGCGGTCGGCCGCCTGCCCGTCGTGGCCGGAAAGCCCGAGACCCCCATCTTCGAGGTCGCCAAAGACCGCTTCGGTGCCTCGAACGCCGCCTTCATCGGCGACCGCCTCGACACCGACACCATGGGTGCCAAGCGGGCGGGGCTCCGCGCCATCCACGTGCTGACCGGCATCGATCGGGCGAAGCAGCTGCTCGCGGCCCCCAAGGGACAGCGCCCCGACTTCATCGTCGACGACCTCAGGCAGCTGTTCGACCCCTACCCGGCCACCATCGTGTCGAAAGACGGCAGCGAGACCCGTGTCGGCGCATCCGTGGTGCGGATGCAGGGCCACGTCGTGCGCGTGGTGAAAGCGGGCGACTCGGCGACCGACCTGGTGCGTGCGGGAGCCGCGGCGATCTGGAACTCGGGTCTGTCGATCCATGCCCTCGACGTCGCACCCGAGATCTACGCCTAGCGCCGCGAGCGCCGCACGGCCGGGTCGGCTGTCGGATGCGCGGGGTACGCTGGAATCGTGAACCACGACGACCACGACGACGCCCTCCTTCCGCGGTTGCGGGTGATCGAGGAGCAGCCGCTCGAGCACAGGGCCGAGGCCTACGCGCAGGTTCACGACGAGCTGACCAGACGGCTCGAGGGCGGCGACTCCGCGGCTGCGGCCACGGTGCCGGGTGATCAGGGAGCCCATGCCTGAAGCACGTCTCGATGCAGCGGTCGCCGCGCTCGGGCTCGCGCGATCGCGCACCCATGCGGCACGACTGATCGCCAACGGCTACGTGCGCGTCGACGGTGAACCCGTGGTGAAGGCGTCGTTCCCGGTGCGCGAGGGTCAGCTGGTCTCGGTCGACGCGGTCGACCGCTACGTCAGCCGCGGCGCCAACAAGCTCATCGCCGCACTCGACGCCTTCGACGGCGTGCGGGTCGACGGGCGGCTCGCACTCGACGCCGGCGCGTCGACCGGCGGGTTCACCCAGGTGCTCCTCGAGCGCGGGGCGCGGCAGGTGATCGCCGCCGACGTGGGCCACGGGCAACTCGACCCCATCGTGGCGCGCGATGAGCGCGTGGTGCAGGTCGAGGGGTTCAACCTCCGCTACGCCACCCCGGAGACGCTCGCCGGCGCCTCCGGTGTGCAGGAGGCGCCGGAGCTCGTGGTCGCCGATCTCTCGTTCATTCCGCTCGCTCTCGTGCTGCCGGCGCTCAAGGCCGTCGCCACGCCCGAAGCCGACTTCGTGCTGCTCGTCAAACCACAGTTCGAGGTCGGGCGTACGGGCGTGAAGGAGGGCATCGTGCGAGACCCGGCGCTGCGCGCCGACGCCGTGGCCTCTGTTCTCTGGGCGGCCTTCGACCTCGGGTTGTCCACAGCCGGTCTCATCCGCTCGCCGATCGCGGGAAATGCGGGCAATCTTGAATACCTCGTCTGGCTCGACCGGCGGGTGGGAACGCATCCGACAGAATGGTTGGAGCGAGTGACGGAGATGACAGGAGCATGAGCGTGTCAGCTGAGCGATACATGCTCGTGGTGCTGCACACCGGCCGCCGAGACTCGGTGGAGGCGGCCGAGAGCGTGTGCCGGCAGCTGCGGGCCGCAGGGGTTCGGCCGGTGCTCGCGCCGTTCGACTCCGACGACGACGCGGCGGTGCTGAGCGAGCTCGGCGAGGTGTTCACCCTCGGCCGCGGGGTCTCGGTGCACGACCTCGAACTCGTCATCGTGCTGGGCGGCGACGGCACTATCCTGCGTGCC carries:
- a CDS encoding DNA-3-methyladenine glycosylase, producing MIDFSAGALEVAPLLLDAVLTHESPAGPVSVRISEVEAYLGEGVDPGSHAFRGRTPRVASMYGAPGHLYTYFTYGMHVCANVVCSPDGEASAVLLRGGEVIDGVELARTRRPTAKSDRDLARGPANLVRALGIALGDDGAPLHEAPFQLVVPETPVGARLVGRTLRTGVSGDGGRLPFDWRFHLLGDPTVSVYKRHPKA
- a CDS encoding TlyA family RNA methyltransferase, with translation MPEARLDAAVAALGLARSRTHAARLIANGYVRVDGEPVVKASFPVREGQLVSVDAVDRYVSRGANKLIAALDAFDGVRVDGRLALDAGASTGGFTQVLLERGARQVIAADVGHGQLDPIVARDERVVQVEGFNLRYATPETLAGASGVQEAPELVVADLSFIPLALVLPALKAVATPEADFVLLVKPQFEVGRTGVKEGIVRDPALRADAVASVLWAAFDLGLSTAGLIRSPIAGNAGNLEYLVWLDRRVGTHPTEWLERVTEMTGA
- the argH gene encoding argininosuccinate lyase, which produces MSGDVANRAAEAGALWGGRFAGGPAAELTELSRSTHFDWQLAQYDIEGSRAHAKALGRAGYLDSAELTGMLEALDSLAAAVDDGSFRPDAGDEDVHSALERGLIEIAGAELGGKLRAGRSRNDQIATLIRMLLRDHAATLRGLLVDLIDATAAQADSTFGAILPGRTHLQHAQPVLLAHQLLAHCWPLVRDIERLRDWDARADASPYGSGALAGNTLGLDAELVAHDLGFARGVENSIDGTASRDLVAEFAFVTAQIGIDLSRFAEEIIIWNTKEFGFVTLSDSYSTGSSIMPQKKNPDIAELARGKSGRLIGNLTGLLATLKGLPLAYNRDLQEDKEPVFDSIKTLEVLLPAFTGMVATLTFHTERMAELAPQGFSLATDVAEWLVKQHVTFRDAHEITGELVRFAEENGLELDELSDEQYEAISPHLKPEVRSVLTIEGSVASRDGSGGTAGVRVREQLAALTERVRALVAAGTAVGGGAR
- a CDS encoding HAD-IIA family hydrolase, whose product is MGLFTKKTDGQNPTPLEGVDAVLADLDGVVYQGPDPIPHAVDSLLRVSSEGLRVGYITNNASRTDSQVAEHLSSFGLQVAPHDVVTSPQAAMRLMATLIDPGATVLVVGGVGLVSEVEKAGFVVTRSVDDRPAAVVQGFAPEVGWTQLAEASFALHDPAVHWVATNTDWTIPVARGIAPGNGTLVSAVHTAVGRLPVVAGKPETPIFEVAKDRFGASNAAFIGDRLDTDTMGAKRAGLRAIHVLTGIDRAKQLLAAPKGQRPDFIVDDLRQLFDPYPATIVSKDGSETRVGASVVRMQGHVVRVVKAGDSATDLVRAGAAAIWNSGLSIHALDVAPEIYA